A window from Mytilus galloprovincialis chromosome 8, xbMytGall1.hap1.1, whole genome shotgun sequence encodes these proteins:
- the LOC143043011 gene encoding uncharacterized protein LOC143043011, translating into MEDSYVAQTVARLCSKFKNFEEATNWADKAVEISIDAKAKFFSHQIYAVILEEKFIHDRKKVNSVMPTEAVEYIALILRALDHFIIAGKLGKGPGVAAHILYSIMGVVQSILNCIEFMRQKVILSSDVNLRNYFVDQNYQHDEIKIWNTLRPKLLTFENEGDKAFSEMEESLCFNTTFYAHDNMTTYSSTKKEHRLYKTGQYRYENYFKEFKSFFGEEKMEMPKNLTPELLNNWHRRRLLYLSGNSYMNICNILQQIRTRPNQFNSDNAIARCDEIKEHLSKITDKTPKDLSNLISVNIVLGLLGGTKKDSTKQIMAYCQHILKMRKGYESYAYFFICLFLWPSVEIDFEYDDTLFNDSLRNLIRKKNVKQGRSKESKNTYLKEEENITQPTSQFFLKNGKGFDSFCYRADIFVRAKGEAEFEPDRWDDITYKHNLKRLAGILKFVNGKPCICYSNEKSKRNPIIEIKKLRTGRTDDFLREEEVTFLLGFSIKGPIAFNVKLSRQADLGMNQSSDVSSHNVQKLLEDETVESLQEKVSLIPALKTKLRDGQNLSEEEVSFNIKLHILGN; encoded by the coding sequence ATGGAAGATAGCTATGTAGCTCAAACAGTAGCACGTCTTTGctctaaatttaaaaattttgaagaaGCGACAAACTGGGCAGACAAGGCCGTTGAAATTTCAATTGATGCAAAGGCAAAGTTCTTCTCTCATCAGATATATGCAGTTATATTAGAAGAAAAATTTATTCATGATCGCAAAAAGGTCAACTCCGTTATGCCTACAGAAGCCGTCGAATATATTGCACTAATTTTGAGAGCGTTAGATCATTTTATTATTGCTGGTAAACTAGGTAAAGGTCCTGGAGTAGCTGCTCacattttatattcaattatgGGTGTTGTTCAGTCTATTCTTAACTGTATAGAATTTATGAGGCAAAAAGTAATTTTGTCATCAGATGTTAACCTCAGGAACTATTTTGTTGACCAAAATTACCAACATGACGAAATAAAAATTTGGAATACATTAAGGCCAAAGTTACTGACATTTGAAAACGAAGGCGACAAAGCGTTTTCCGAAATGGAGGAGAGCCTCTGCTTTAATACAACATTTTACGCCCATGATAACATGACCACATATTCCAGTACGAAAAAAGAGCACAGACTTTATAAAACTGGACAATATAgatatgaaaattattttaagGAGTTTAAATCATTTTTTGGTGAAGAAAAAATGGAAATGCCAAAAAATCTTACTCCAGAACTGTTGAATAACTGGCACAGACGAAGACTACTTTATCTAAGTGGAAACTCTTACAtgaacatttgtaatattttacaaCAGATACGTACTCGCCCAAATCAATTCAATAGTGATAATGCTATTGCACGGTGTGATGAAATAAAAGAACATCTGTCTAAAATAACCGACAAAACCCCAAAGGATTTATCAAACTTAATTTCAGTTAATATTGTTTTAGGGTTGTTAGGAGGAACCAAAAAAGATTCGACGAAACAAATTATGGCATATTGTCAACATATACTAAAAATGAGGAAGGGCTACGAATCATACgcttattttttcatttgtttgtttttatggcCATCGGTCGAAATTGACTTTGAATATGACGACACTCTTTTTAATGACAGCTTAAGaaatttaattagaaaaaaaaatgtaaaacaaggcCGTTCTAAGGAGTCAAAAAATACGTatttgaaagaagaagaaaacataACACAACCTACGTcacagttttttcttaaaaatggaAAAGGCTTCGATTCTTTCTGTTACAGGGCTGATATATTTGTAAGAGCAAAGGGTGAGGCTGAGTTTGAACCTGATAGGTGGGATGATATAACATATAAACACAATCTTAAACGTCTTGCAGGTATTCTCAAATTTGTTAATGGAAAACCGTGCATTTGTTATTCAAATGAAAAATCCAAAAGGAATCCgatcattgaaataaaaaaattgcgcACTGGAAGAACAGATGACTTCTTAAGAGAAGAAGAGGTAACCTTTTTATTAGGTTTCAGTATAAAAGGACCAATTGCATTCAATGTGAAACTTTCACGGCAAGCAGATCTTGGTATGAACCAATCATCAGATGTGTCATCACACAACGTTCAGAAATTATTGGAAGATGAAACAGTTGAGTCTCTACAGGAAAAAGTGAGTCTGATTCCTGCTTTGAAGACTAAATTGAGAGATGGTCAAAATCTAAGTGAGGAAGAAGTAAGTTTTAACATTAAACTACATATATTAGGTAATTAA